TCGGTTTGCCGCTTTTTCAAACCATTTCACGGCTTCTGTGAGGTTCTTCTCTACTCCCTTACCATGGTAGTACATCGCGCCAAGGGCGTTTTGTGCGTCTGCATTACCTTGATGTGCTGCTTTCCTATACCATTTCACAGCTTCTGTGAGGTTCTTCTCTACTCCCTCACCGTTATAGTACCTGTCGGCAAGTTGGTACCACGCTTGGGGATAGTTATTTTTTGCGGACTCCCTAAACCAAATTACAGCTTGTTTGTACTCCTCCTCGGCACGATCAGGTGTACTCATCCAGAATTCTATCCATTCTTGGTCTTGATTTTCTTTGGGACGTTTAAGATGGGATTCAAGGAATTCATCTTTCCGTTCGGCAAATACCTCAAAGGTTACTGCCTGAACATAGCGAGCTCGGGCAAAATTATATTGCGCGACGCGGTTATTTTCTTCTAAGATTGCCTTTCCAAACCATTTATTGGACATATCGGAGTTGCTTTGCATTTCTTCTATCCTGGATATATCCTCCCTGTCAGTTAACCGAGTCTTCGCGTCTTGTACTCTTTGAAGGTACATTATGGCGAGGTTATTCATTGCAGGAGCATAATCTTGTTCTGCTGATTTTTCATAATATTCTATGGCCTTTTCATTATTTGCCCTTACGCCTTTACCTTGTTTATACATATAACCGAGGCAGAACTGTGCAACGAAATCGTCCTCGTCCTTCATTACCCTTGATTCAAAATTGGACAGGGCTACTGCATAGTGCCCCCGTTTATACGCTTCTATGCCTGCGTCATAATCGGATTTTTCATTGTTACATCCTACGCTGAATAGTATGCAAACTACAACTGCTATTGTTGTTAAAATTCTCATTGAAATCACTCCTTTGGTTGATTTTCAGATCTGCCTATTGCAAGTATGTTCTGTAGCGTGCTTTGAGATCTAAGACCCCAAAATCAGTATGTTCTGCCCCAAACATCTCACGGAGTTTTGCGGAGACATTGACCATAAACATTGACAGATTCGCGGCGTTGTCGACGGGTATCTGCTTGACATTGATAAAATCGTCTAACCCCCAAAACTGCTTTGCGTCTCGGAAGTTGAACTCGATTTGAAAGCGAAGCGAGTAATAATCAATGAGTGTTTCAGCCTCGACATCGAGATCGGAACTGAACAAGAAAACGTGTGATTTCTCTTTTGTCTTTGCGTGGGTTTTTAGTAAACAAACGACATTCAACGGGTCGGCGAAGCGTTTATGCCGACACCGCATTTGATAGACTTCCGTGGTGATGTTTGCTTGTGTGTGTAGCGACTCGGTATTTGCTGTCAATATCTTTAGGATTCAACCTTTCACCATAGATAGGTGGTCGTCCGCGTCCTTGATAAGGTGCCGTCGGTGGCAAATACAGGGCAGCATCTCTACGGAGTTTTGAAATCAAGTGGAGACCGCACGCGCTGACCATCTGTAGCGTATTATTGTTGCCGAAGTATCCATTCAAGAAATTTGCTAAAGTTGAGAGCATTATACTCTATTTTGGAGGATGTTGTCAAAGGGTATGGACAATTAAGCGGGTGGAACTTTGGTGAGTGAGAGCATTTTTGCATGGGCAGATTCTAAAATCGAATCCCGAATGAAGGTACTGGCATTTAAAATTTCAATACCGATGAGTTCACCGTCCGCGTTTAATTCGGCAGTGATATTAGGACTGAGTTCAAGACTGTTGCTTTCTGGTTCCTCGGAAATCGCCAGATGCAGTATATCCTCTTTCTCAAAGTAGACCATCTTTGTTTTATTTAAGAGTGTACCTTCCTGTCCTAATTCGCGTCAGCATATCCCCATTTTTATTGACATTATACCTTATTTTAGGATATTGTCAACTCATTTCAATAATGACCA
This genomic window from Candidatus Poribacteria bacterium contains:
- a CDS encoding transposase; amino-acid sequence: MRCRHKRFADPLNVVCLLKTHAKTKEKSHVFLFSSDLDVEAETLIDYYSLRFQIEFNFRDAKQFWGLDDFINVKQIPVDNAANLSMFMVNVSAKLREMFGAEHTDFGVLDLKARYRTYLQ
- a CDS encoding DUF2283 domain-containing protein; translation: MVYFEKEDILHLAISEEPESNSLELSPNITAELNADGELIGIEILNASTFIRDSILESAHAKMLSLTKVPPA
- a CDS encoding transposase, coding for MLSTLANFLNGYFGNNNTLQMVSACGLHLISKLRRDAALYLPPTAPYQGRGRPPIYGERLNPKDIDSKYRVATHTSKHHHGSLSNAVSA